The Vicia villosa cultivar HV-30 ecotype Madison, WI linkage group LG1, Vvil1.0, whole genome shotgun sequence genome includes a region encoding these proteins:
- the LOC131644872 gene encoding uncharacterized protein LOC131644872: protein MGLDERKDCVRVLDSVHEVIGTSREVGMNSGSSKKEADEEVKVKEKCDEENIRDELREVDQETSYNNSSNLVNQEVVETVVVVKESVHVQPVQTECVNGEDRKLEAKGDESGLSLVSKKSPKGVSGIDKDSCVIDMKCSSHKGFSENSQGERICRICHLAFGPASDAAIVENVSATNGDFIQLGCACKDELGIAHVYCAEVWFKLKGNRLCEICGETAKNVSGVTNNGVMEEWNDRRFMDNGGNSSRRFGGCWRAQPFCNFLMACLVIAFIMPWFFHVNMF, encoded by the exons ATGGGTTTAGATGAGAGAAAAGACTGTGTTAGGGTATTGGATTCGGTTCATGAAGTGATTGGAACTTCAAGAGAAGTAGGTATGAATTCAGGATCCAGTAAGAAGGAGGCTGATGAGGAGGTTAAGGTTAAGGAAAAGTGTGATGAAGAAAATATTCGCGACGAATTGCGAGAGGTTGATCAAGAAACTAGTTACAATAATTCAAGCAATTTGGTTAATCAGGAAGTGGTTGAGACAGTGGTTGTTGTGAAAGAGTCTGTTCATGTTCAGCCTGTTCAGACTGAGTGTGTTAATGGAGAGGATAGGAAATTGGAAGCAAAAGGTGATGAATCAGGGCTTAGTTTGGTTTCCAAGAAATCGCCGAAAGGGGTGTCTGGAATCGATAAAGATTCGTGCGTGATTGATATGAAGTGCAGTAGTCACAAAGGGTTTTCTGAGAATTCACAAGGTGAGAGAATTTGTAGGATTTGTCATCTGGCTTTTGGACCGGCGTCAGATGCAGCAATTGTCGAAAATGTGAGTGCTACAAATGGAGATTTTATTCAACTTGGTTGCGCGTGTAAAGACGAGCTCGGCATTGCTCATGTTTATTGTGCTGAAGTTTGGTTCAAGCTCAAGGGAAACAG ATTATGTGAAATATGTGGTGAGACTGCGAAAAATGTTTCTGGTGTTACTAATAACGGAGTTATGGAAGAGTGGAATGATAGAAGATTCATGGACAACGGCGGTAACTCATCGCGCAGGTTTGGTGGATGCTGGCGAGCACAGCCGTTTTGTAATTTCTTGATGGCATGTCTGGTAATAGCATTCATTATGCCGTGGTTTTTTCATGTAAACATGTTCTAG
- the LOC131644871 gene encoding probable LRR receptor-like serine/threonine-protein kinase At3g47570 isoform X1, translating into MAKLCSLLFFLSLSLNFHFFISSAKTRKNITTDESSLLAFKSSITLDPNNPMVHNWSTSSSLCTWVGVICDEHHGRVHTLNLSKMRLKGTISPQLGNLSFLVNLNLQDNGFTGELPQSLFRLHRLKFLDLSYNFIQGNLPSNICKRLLKVTMLDLSHNKFSGDMPTVWHQCENLESLSLSFNGFNKGPMPQDLGNLSKLHYLDLSSNNLEGEKGPMSQDMGNLSKLHYLDLSSNNLEGNLPSNICKRLLKVIVLDLSDNEFSGDMPTVWHQCENLESLSLSFNGFNKGPIPQDMGNLSKLQYLDLSSNNLEGSIPEEIGHLDKLNNLKLTNNGLTGPIALKLFNISSLRYLYLGNNSLSGVLPSDMGRGLPNLEDLQMSGNMFAGNLPHGLANASKLTEIDFRKNEFSGMIPNVFGGLKLLECLHIDDNHNLKLDDSFGFNFLTSLTDCRHLKYFSAQRTRFSKLPKSIGNLTVQYFWADSSRIGGNIPLEIGNMSNLIRLSLTMNDFNGPIPHTIRGLHNLQSLNLDNNGLQGSIGDEVCELRSLNTFHLSNNKLSGVLPSCLGNMTSLRYIHIASNSLISKIPSSFWSLTDLLEVDLSSNAFDGSLPLEIGKWRAITLLDLSGNQISSNIPDIIGSLQSLQILSLANNKLYGTIPTSVGGMFSLKFLDLSRNLLTGVIPKSLESLSRLKSINFSYNMLQGEIPDDGQFKNFTAQSFMHNEGLCGNPRLQVRSCDKHVRRRSIAKMLLIKCMLPIIVSAILVAGCIILVLRKRKNVENRLGKDLSTIGAHRRFSYYELVQATNGFSESNLLGKGSFGSVYQGMLSSGEIVAVKVIDLNFEATSKSFDVECNAMRNLRHRNLVEIISSCSNVNFKSLVMKFMPNGSVEKWLYSYNYCLDFLQRLNIMIDVASALEYLHHGSSIPVVHCDLKPSNVLLDRHMVAHVSDFGIAKLLDDGQSEIHTETLATLGYVAPEYGSKGVVSVKGDVYSFGIMLMEMFTRKRPTDEMFTEELTLKTWISGSMPNSVMEVVDSNLVQQHEKTIHDIVFHISSIFALSLSCCADSPEERNNMTDITASLIKIKTLFLQEKGIEDV; encoded by the exons ATGGCCAAACTAtgttctcttctcttttttctctcaCTCTCACTAAATTTCCACTTCTTCATTTCTTCAGCTAAGACTAGAAAAAACATCACCACTGATGAATCATCACTTCTTGCATTCAAATCATCCATTACTTTAGACCCTAATAATCCTATGGTTCATAACTGGTCAACATCCTCTTCTTTATGCACTTGGGTTGGTGTCATATGTGATGAACACCATGGTAGAGTCCATACTTTGAATCTTAGTAAGATGAGACTTAAAGGGACTATTTCACCACAACTTGGAAACCTCTCGTTCCTTGTTAACCTTAATCTTCAAGACAATGGTTTCACTGGTGAATTGCCACAATCGTTGTTTCGGTTGCACCGGTTGAAGTTTCTTGATCTGAGTTATAATTTCATCCAAG GCAATCTTCCATCAAATATTTGCAAAAGGCTTCTAAAAGTTACAATGCTTGATCTTTCTCATAATAAATTTTCCGGTGACATGCCTACTGTTTGGCATCAATGTGAAAATTTGGAAAGTTTATCATTATCCTTCAATGGTTTCAACAAAGGCCCAATGCCACAAGACTTGGGAAACTTGAGCAAGCTTCATTACTTAGACCTTAGCAGCAACAACTTGGAGGGTGAGAAAGGCCCAATGTCACAAGACATGGGAAACTTGAGCAAGCTTCATTACTTAGACCTTAGCAGCAACAACTTGGAGG GCAATCTTCCTTCAAACATTTGCAAAAGGCTTCTAAAAGTTATAGTGCTTGATCTTTCTGATAATGAATTTTCTGGTGATATGCCTACTGTTTGGCATCAATGTGAAAATTTGGAAAGTTTATCATTATCCTTCAATGGTTTCAACAAAGGCCCAATTCCACAAGACATGGGAAACTTGAGCAAGCTTCAGTATTTAGATCTTAGCAGCAACAACTTGGAGG GTTCAATACCAGAGGAGATTGGCCATCTTGATAAACTCAATAACCTAAAATTGACAAACAATGGCTTGACTGGACCTATTGCTTTGAAACTCTTCAACATTTCATCATTGAGGTACTTGTATCTTGGAAACAATTCTCTCTCAGGCGTTCTTCCGTCGGACATGGGCCGTGGCTTACCGAATTTGGAAGATCTACAAATGTCTGGAAACATGTTTGCTGGAAACCTTCCACATGGTTTAGCCAATGCTTCTAAGCTCactgaaatagactttaggaaaAATGAATTCAGTGGAATGATACCAAATGTCTTTGGTGGTTTAAAACTCCTTGAATGTCTCCACATAGATGACAATCATAATTTGAAACTAGATGATTCCTTTGGTTTCAACTTCCTCACTTCACTCACAGATTGTAGACATTTGAAATATTTCTCTGCACAAAGAACTAGATTTTCCAAACTCCCCAAGTCAATTGGAAACTTAACTGTGCAATATTTTTGGGCAGATTCTTCGAGAATCGGTGGTAATATTCCATTGGAAATCGGAAATATGAGCAACCTGATTCGGTTATCTCTTACGATGAATGATTTCAATGGACCGATTCCGCATACAATTAGAGGGTTACATAACCTTCAGTCTTTGAATCTCGACAATAATGGACTACAAGGATCCATTGGTGATGAGGTTTGTGAACTTAGGAGTTTGAATACCTTTCATCTATCAAACAATAAGCTTTCTGGAGTGTTGCCTTCATGCTTGGGAAATATGACTTCTCTTAGATATATTCACATAGCATCTAATAGCTTGATCTCGAAGATACCTTCCTCTTTTTGGAGTCTCACAGATCTCTTGGAGGTAGACTTATCCTCCAATGCTTTCGATGGAAGTCTTCCACTGGAAATCGGTAAATGGAGAGCAATTACACTATTAGATTTGTCGGGAAATCAAATTTCAAGCAACATTCCTGATATCATAGGTTCATTACAAAGTTTGCAGATTCTCTCCCTGGCAAATAACAAGTTGTATGGAACGATTCCCACATCAGTTGGTGGAATGTTTAGTTTGAAATTCTTGGATTTGTCGCGAAATCTTCTTACTGGTGTGATTCCAAAATCGTTAGAGTCACTTTCCCGTCTTAAAAGTATCAACTTTTCATACAATATGTTACAAGGAGAGATTCCTGATGACGGACAGTTCAAAAATTTCACAGCTCAATCTTTCATGCATAATGAAGGGCTTTGCGGTAACCCTCGCCTACAAGTACGTTCATGTGATAAACATGTTAGGAGAAGGTCGATCGCGAAGATGTTATTAATCAAATGCATGTTGCCTATAATTGTGTCTGCAATTTTGGTTGCTGGATGTATAATACTTGTACTACGTAAAAGGAAAAATGTTGAAAATCGGCTTGGAAAAGATTTATCGACTATAGGTGCTCATAGAAGGTTTTCCTATTACGAACTTGTGCAAGCAACTAACGGATTCAGCGAAAGTAACTTACTTGGAAAAGGAAGCTTTGGATCTGTGTATCAAGGGATGCTTTCTAGTGGGGAGATAGTTGCAGTTAAAGTTATTGATTTAAACTTTGAAGCAACATCAAAGAGTTTTGATGTAGAATGCAATGCAATGCGCAATCTACGACATCGGAATCTTGTTGAGATTATTAGTAGTTGTTCGAATGTTAATTTCAAATCCTTGGTGATGAAGTTTATGCCAAACGGAAGCGTGGAAAAATGGTTATACTCATATAACTATTGTTTAGATTTCTTGCAAAGGTTGAACATAATGATCGATGTTGCTTCTGCACTGGAGTATCTTCATCACGGTTCTTCAATACCAGTGGTTCATTGTGATCTGAAACCTAGTAATGTTTTACTAGACAGACACATGGTTGCACATGTTAGCGATTTCGGCATTGCCAAGCTCTTGGATGATGGTCAATCCGAAATTCATACCGAGACTTTAGCTACTCTAGGCTATGTTGCACCAG AGTATGGTTCTAAGGGTGTTGTTTCTGTTAAAGGGGATGTATACAGCTTTGGAATTATGCTTATGGAGATGTTTACAAGAAAGAGACCAACAGATGAAATGTTTACAGAAGAATTAACTTTGAAAACATGGATCAGTGGATCAATGCCAAATTCAGTTATGGAAGTTGTGGATTCAAATTTGGTACAGCAACATGAAAAAACAATTCATGACATTGTGTTTCATATATCATCTATTTTCGCTTTGAGCTTGAGTTGTTGCGCAGATTCACCCGAGGAGCGAAATAACATGACAGATATCACTGCATCATTGATCAAAATCAAGACCTTATTCCTCCAAGAAAAAGGAATTGAAGATGTGTAA
- the LOC131644871 gene encoding probable LRR receptor-like serine/threonine-protein kinase At3g47570 isoform X3 encodes MAKLCSLLFFLSLSLNFHFFISSAKTRKNITTDESSLLAFKSSITLDPNNPMVHNWSTSSSLCTWVGVICDEHHGRVHTLNLSKMRLKGTISPQLGNLSFLVNLNLQDNGFTGELPQSLFRLHRLKFLDLSYNFIQGNLPSNICKRLLKVIVLDLSDNEFSGDMPTVWHQCENLESLSLSFNGFNKGPIPQDMGNLSKLQYLDLSSNNLEGSIPEEIGHLDKLNNLKLTNNGLTGPIALKLFNISSLRYLYLGNNSLSGVLPSDMGRGLPNLEDLQMSGNMFAGNLPHGLANASKLTEIDFRKNEFSGMIPNVFGGLKLLECLHIDDNHNLKLDDSFGFNFLTSLTDCRHLKYFSAQRTRFSKLPKSIGNLTVQYFWADSSRIGGNIPLEIGNMSNLIRLSLTMNDFNGPIPHTIRGLHNLQSLNLDNNGLQGSIGDEVCELRSLNTFHLSNNKLSGVLPSCLGNMTSLRYIHIASNSLISKIPSSFWSLTDLLEVDLSSNAFDGSLPLEIGKWRAITLLDLSGNQISSNIPDIIGSLQSLQILSLANNKLYGTIPTSVGGMFSLKFLDLSRNLLTGVIPKSLESLSRLKSINFSYNMLQGEIPDDGQFKNFTAQSFMHNEGLCGNPRLQVRSCDKHVRRRSIAKMLLIKCMLPIIVSAILVAGCIILVLRKRKNVENRLGKDLSTIGAHRRFSYYELVQATNGFSESNLLGKGSFGSVYQGMLSSGEIVAVKVIDLNFEATSKSFDVECNAMRNLRHRNLVEIISSCSNVNFKSLVMKFMPNGSVEKWLYSYNYCLDFLQRLNIMIDVASALEYLHHGSSIPVVHCDLKPSNVLLDRHMVAHVSDFGIAKLLDDGQSEIHTETLATLGYVAPEYGSKGVVSVKGDVYSFGIMLMEMFTRKRPTDEMFTEELTLKTWISGSMPNSVMEVVDSNLVQQHEKTIHDIVFHISSIFALSLSCCADSPEERNNMTDITASLIKIKTLFLQEKGIEDV; translated from the exons ATGGCCAAACTAtgttctcttctcttttttctctcaCTCTCACTAAATTTCCACTTCTTCATTTCTTCAGCTAAGACTAGAAAAAACATCACCACTGATGAATCATCACTTCTTGCATTCAAATCATCCATTACTTTAGACCCTAATAATCCTATGGTTCATAACTGGTCAACATCCTCTTCTTTATGCACTTGGGTTGGTGTCATATGTGATGAACACCATGGTAGAGTCCATACTTTGAATCTTAGTAAGATGAGACTTAAAGGGACTATTTCACCACAACTTGGAAACCTCTCGTTCCTTGTTAACCTTAATCTTCAAGACAATGGTTTCACTGGTGAATTGCCACAATCGTTGTTTCGGTTGCACCGGTTGAAGTTTCTTGATCTGAGTTATAATTTCATCCAAG GCAATCTTCCTTCAAACATTTGCAAAAGGCTTCTAAAAGTTATAGTGCTTGATCTTTCTGATAATGAATTTTCTGGTGATATGCCTACTGTTTGGCATCAATGTGAAAATTTGGAAAGTTTATCATTATCCTTCAATGGTTTCAACAAAGGCCCAATTCCACAAGACATGGGAAACTTGAGCAAGCTTCAGTATTTAGATCTTAGCAGCAACAACTTGGAGG GTTCAATACCAGAGGAGATTGGCCATCTTGATAAACTCAATAACCTAAAATTGACAAACAATGGCTTGACTGGACCTATTGCTTTGAAACTCTTCAACATTTCATCATTGAGGTACTTGTATCTTGGAAACAATTCTCTCTCAGGCGTTCTTCCGTCGGACATGGGCCGTGGCTTACCGAATTTGGAAGATCTACAAATGTCTGGAAACATGTTTGCTGGAAACCTTCCACATGGTTTAGCCAATGCTTCTAAGCTCactgaaatagactttaggaaaAATGAATTCAGTGGAATGATACCAAATGTCTTTGGTGGTTTAAAACTCCTTGAATGTCTCCACATAGATGACAATCATAATTTGAAACTAGATGATTCCTTTGGTTTCAACTTCCTCACTTCACTCACAGATTGTAGACATTTGAAATATTTCTCTGCACAAAGAACTAGATTTTCCAAACTCCCCAAGTCAATTGGAAACTTAACTGTGCAATATTTTTGGGCAGATTCTTCGAGAATCGGTGGTAATATTCCATTGGAAATCGGAAATATGAGCAACCTGATTCGGTTATCTCTTACGATGAATGATTTCAATGGACCGATTCCGCATACAATTAGAGGGTTACATAACCTTCAGTCTTTGAATCTCGACAATAATGGACTACAAGGATCCATTGGTGATGAGGTTTGTGAACTTAGGAGTTTGAATACCTTTCATCTATCAAACAATAAGCTTTCTGGAGTGTTGCCTTCATGCTTGGGAAATATGACTTCTCTTAGATATATTCACATAGCATCTAATAGCTTGATCTCGAAGATACCTTCCTCTTTTTGGAGTCTCACAGATCTCTTGGAGGTAGACTTATCCTCCAATGCTTTCGATGGAAGTCTTCCACTGGAAATCGGTAAATGGAGAGCAATTACACTATTAGATTTGTCGGGAAATCAAATTTCAAGCAACATTCCTGATATCATAGGTTCATTACAAAGTTTGCAGATTCTCTCCCTGGCAAATAACAAGTTGTATGGAACGATTCCCACATCAGTTGGTGGAATGTTTAGTTTGAAATTCTTGGATTTGTCGCGAAATCTTCTTACTGGTGTGATTCCAAAATCGTTAGAGTCACTTTCCCGTCTTAAAAGTATCAACTTTTCATACAATATGTTACAAGGAGAGATTCCTGATGACGGACAGTTCAAAAATTTCACAGCTCAATCTTTCATGCATAATGAAGGGCTTTGCGGTAACCCTCGCCTACAAGTACGTTCATGTGATAAACATGTTAGGAGAAGGTCGATCGCGAAGATGTTATTAATCAAATGCATGTTGCCTATAATTGTGTCTGCAATTTTGGTTGCTGGATGTATAATACTTGTACTACGTAAAAGGAAAAATGTTGAAAATCGGCTTGGAAAAGATTTATCGACTATAGGTGCTCATAGAAGGTTTTCCTATTACGAACTTGTGCAAGCAACTAACGGATTCAGCGAAAGTAACTTACTTGGAAAAGGAAGCTTTGGATCTGTGTATCAAGGGATGCTTTCTAGTGGGGAGATAGTTGCAGTTAAAGTTATTGATTTAAACTTTGAAGCAACATCAAAGAGTTTTGATGTAGAATGCAATGCAATGCGCAATCTACGACATCGGAATCTTGTTGAGATTATTAGTAGTTGTTCGAATGTTAATTTCAAATCCTTGGTGATGAAGTTTATGCCAAACGGAAGCGTGGAAAAATGGTTATACTCATATAACTATTGTTTAGATTTCTTGCAAAGGTTGAACATAATGATCGATGTTGCTTCTGCACTGGAGTATCTTCATCACGGTTCTTCAATACCAGTGGTTCATTGTGATCTGAAACCTAGTAATGTTTTACTAGACAGACACATGGTTGCACATGTTAGCGATTTCGGCATTGCCAAGCTCTTGGATGATGGTCAATCCGAAATTCATACCGAGACTTTAGCTACTCTAGGCTATGTTGCACCAG AGTATGGTTCTAAGGGTGTTGTTTCTGTTAAAGGGGATGTATACAGCTTTGGAATTATGCTTATGGAGATGTTTACAAGAAAGAGACCAACAGATGAAATGTTTACAGAAGAATTAACTTTGAAAACATGGATCAGTGGATCAATGCCAAATTCAGTTATGGAAGTTGTGGATTCAAATTTGGTACAGCAACATGAAAAAACAATTCATGACATTGTGTTTCATATATCATCTATTTTCGCTTTGAGCTTGAGTTGTTGCGCAGATTCACCCGAGGAGCGAAATAACATGACAGATATCACTGCATCATTGATCAAAATCAAGACCTTATTCCTCCAAGAAAAAGGAATTGAAGATGTGTAA
- the LOC131644871 gene encoding probable LRR receptor-like serine/threonine-protein kinase At3g47570 isoform X2 → MAKLCSLLFFLSLSLNFHFFISSAKTRKNITTDESSLLAFKSSITLDPNNPMVHNWSTSSSLCTWVGVICDEHHGRVHTLNLSKMRLKGTISPQLGNLSFLVNLNLQDNGFTGELPQSLFRLHRLKFLDLSYNFIQGNLPSNICKRLLKVTMLDLSHNKFSGDMPTVWHQCENLESLSLSFNGFNKGPMPQDLGNLSKLHYLDLSSNNLEGNLPSNICKRLLKVIVLDLSDNEFSGDMPTVWHQCENLESLSLSFNGFNKGPIPQDMGNLSKLQYLDLSSNNLEGSIPEEIGHLDKLNNLKLTNNGLTGPIALKLFNISSLRYLYLGNNSLSGVLPSDMGRGLPNLEDLQMSGNMFAGNLPHGLANASKLTEIDFRKNEFSGMIPNVFGGLKLLECLHIDDNHNLKLDDSFGFNFLTSLTDCRHLKYFSAQRTRFSKLPKSIGNLTVQYFWADSSRIGGNIPLEIGNMSNLIRLSLTMNDFNGPIPHTIRGLHNLQSLNLDNNGLQGSIGDEVCELRSLNTFHLSNNKLSGVLPSCLGNMTSLRYIHIASNSLISKIPSSFWSLTDLLEVDLSSNAFDGSLPLEIGKWRAITLLDLSGNQISSNIPDIIGSLQSLQILSLANNKLYGTIPTSVGGMFSLKFLDLSRNLLTGVIPKSLESLSRLKSINFSYNMLQGEIPDDGQFKNFTAQSFMHNEGLCGNPRLQVRSCDKHVRRRSIAKMLLIKCMLPIIVSAILVAGCIILVLRKRKNVENRLGKDLSTIGAHRRFSYYELVQATNGFSESNLLGKGSFGSVYQGMLSSGEIVAVKVIDLNFEATSKSFDVECNAMRNLRHRNLVEIISSCSNVNFKSLVMKFMPNGSVEKWLYSYNYCLDFLQRLNIMIDVASALEYLHHGSSIPVVHCDLKPSNVLLDRHMVAHVSDFGIAKLLDDGQSEIHTETLATLGYVAPEYGSKGVVSVKGDVYSFGIMLMEMFTRKRPTDEMFTEELTLKTWISGSMPNSVMEVVDSNLVQQHEKTIHDIVFHISSIFALSLSCCADSPEERNNMTDITASLIKIKTLFLQEKGIEDV, encoded by the exons ATGGCCAAACTAtgttctcttctcttttttctctcaCTCTCACTAAATTTCCACTTCTTCATTTCTTCAGCTAAGACTAGAAAAAACATCACCACTGATGAATCATCACTTCTTGCATTCAAATCATCCATTACTTTAGACCCTAATAATCCTATGGTTCATAACTGGTCAACATCCTCTTCTTTATGCACTTGGGTTGGTGTCATATGTGATGAACACCATGGTAGAGTCCATACTTTGAATCTTAGTAAGATGAGACTTAAAGGGACTATTTCACCACAACTTGGAAACCTCTCGTTCCTTGTTAACCTTAATCTTCAAGACAATGGTTTCACTGGTGAATTGCCACAATCGTTGTTTCGGTTGCACCGGTTGAAGTTTCTTGATCTGAGTTATAATTTCATCCAAG GCAATCTTCCATCAAATATTTGCAAAAGGCTTCTAAAAGTTACAATGCTTGATCTTTCTCATAATAAATTTTCCGGTGACATGCCTACTGTTTGGCATCAATGTGAAAATTTGGAAAGTTTATCATTATCCTTCAATGGTTTCAACAAAGGCCCAATGCCACAAGACTTGGGAAACTTGAGCAAGCTTCATTACTTAGACCTTAGCAGCAACAACTTGGAGG GCAATCTTCCTTCAAACATTTGCAAAAGGCTTCTAAAAGTTATAGTGCTTGATCTTTCTGATAATGAATTTTCTGGTGATATGCCTACTGTTTGGCATCAATGTGAAAATTTGGAAAGTTTATCATTATCCTTCAATGGTTTCAACAAAGGCCCAATTCCACAAGACATGGGAAACTTGAGCAAGCTTCAGTATTTAGATCTTAGCAGCAACAACTTGGAGG GTTCAATACCAGAGGAGATTGGCCATCTTGATAAACTCAATAACCTAAAATTGACAAACAATGGCTTGACTGGACCTATTGCTTTGAAACTCTTCAACATTTCATCATTGAGGTACTTGTATCTTGGAAACAATTCTCTCTCAGGCGTTCTTCCGTCGGACATGGGCCGTGGCTTACCGAATTTGGAAGATCTACAAATGTCTGGAAACATGTTTGCTGGAAACCTTCCACATGGTTTAGCCAATGCTTCTAAGCTCactgaaatagactttaggaaaAATGAATTCAGTGGAATGATACCAAATGTCTTTGGTGGTTTAAAACTCCTTGAATGTCTCCACATAGATGACAATCATAATTTGAAACTAGATGATTCCTTTGGTTTCAACTTCCTCACTTCACTCACAGATTGTAGACATTTGAAATATTTCTCTGCACAAAGAACTAGATTTTCCAAACTCCCCAAGTCAATTGGAAACTTAACTGTGCAATATTTTTGGGCAGATTCTTCGAGAATCGGTGGTAATATTCCATTGGAAATCGGAAATATGAGCAACCTGATTCGGTTATCTCTTACGATGAATGATTTCAATGGACCGATTCCGCATACAATTAGAGGGTTACATAACCTTCAGTCTTTGAATCTCGACAATAATGGACTACAAGGATCCATTGGTGATGAGGTTTGTGAACTTAGGAGTTTGAATACCTTTCATCTATCAAACAATAAGCTTTCTGGAGTGTTGCCTTCATGCTTGGGAAATATGACTTCTCTTAGATATATTCACATAGCATCTAATAGCTTGATCTCGAAGATACCTTCCTCTTTTTGGAGTCTCACAGATCTCTTGGAGGTAGACTTATCCTCCAATGCTTTCGATGGAAGTCTTCCACTGGAAATCGGTAAATGGAGAGCAATTACACTATTAGATTTGTCGGGAAATCAAATTTCAAGCAACATTCCTGATATCATAGGTTCATTACAAAGTTTGCAGATTCTCTCCCTGGCAAATAACAAGTTGTATGGAACGATTCCCACATCAGTTGGTGGAATGTTTAGTTTGAAATTCTTGGATTTGTCGCGAAATCTTCTTACTGGTGTGATTCCAAAATCGTTAGAGTCACTTTCCCGTCTTAAAAGTATCAACTTTTCATACAATATGTTACAAGGAGAGATTCCTGATGACGGACAGTTCAAAAATTTCACAGCTCAATCTTTCATGCATAATGAAGGGCTTTGCGGTAACCCTCGCCTACAAGTACGTTCATGTGATAAACATGTTAGGAGAAGGTCGATCGCGAAGATGTTATTAATCAAATGCATGTTGCCTATAATTGTGTCTGCAATTTTGGTTGCTGGATGTATAATACTTGTACTACGTAAAAGGAAAAATGTTGAAAATCGGCTTGGAAAAGATTTATCGACTATAGGTGCTCATAGAAGGTTTTCCTATTACGAACTTGTGCAAGCAACTAACGGATTCAGCGAAAGTAACTTACTTGGAAAAGGAAGCTTTGGATCTGTGTATCAAGGGATGCTTTCTAGTGGGGAGATAGTTGCAGTTAAAGTTATTGATTTAAACTTTGAAGCAACATCAAAGAGTTTTGATGTAGAATGCAATGCAATGCGCAATCTACGACATCGGAATCTTGTTGAGATTATTAGTAGTTGTTCGAATGTTAATTTCAAATCCTTGGTGATGAAGTTTATGCCAAACGGAAGCGTGGAAAAATGGTTATACTCATATAACTATTGTTTAGATTTCTTGCAAAGGTTGAACATAATGATCGATGTTGCTTCTGCACTGGAGTATCTTCATCACGGTTCTTCAATACCAGTGGTTCATTGTGATCTGAAACCTAGTAATGTTTTACTAGACAGACACATGGTTGCACATGTTAGCGATTTCGGCATTGCCAAGCTCTTGGATGATGGTCAATCCGAAATTCATACCGAGACTTTAGCTACTCTAGGCTATGTTGCACCAG AGTATGGTTCTAAGGGTGTTGTTTCTGTTAAAGGGGATGTATACAGCTTTGGAATTATGCTTATGGAGATGTTTACAAGAAAGAGACCAACAGATGAAATGTTTACAGAAGAATTAACTTTGAAAACATGGATCAGTGGATCAATGCCAAATTCAGTTATGGAAGTTGTGGATTCAAATTTGGTACAGCAACATGAAAAAACAATTCATGACATTGTGTTTCATATATCATCTATTTTCGCTTTGAGCTTGAGTTGTTGCGCAGATTCACCCGAGGAGCGAAATAACATGACAGATATCACTGCATCATTGATCAAAATCAAGACCTTATTCCTCCAAGAAAAAGGAATTGAAGATGTGTAA